The Dermacentor andersoni chromosome 1, qqDerAnde1_hic_scaffold, whole genome shotgun sequence genomic interval AGGCACGCCGAATACAGCGTGCCCAACAGACTCCTGCGGCATAAGCAGACCGCCGGGTGTCTTGGGGGGCTGTGGAGCCCGCGTGAGTGAAGGCCTCGCCAGCGCCGGAAAGCGTGGTCCTTGCTGCCGGGGAGGCCTGGCAACAGCGGCAGGCACCATGCGCGGCGGCTTTGGGGGAGGTGGCGCTGGCAAGCGCTTCAGGGGCGGCGGCCTGCAAGTATGAACTCACATTATACGAACCGTCAAGGCTAGCACACTGTCTTCGTATTTACGTCGCCATGAGGGCGAGAGAAGTCATGCAGAGTGAGGGTACCAACGGGTGCTTGACAGTCCTACCTCTGGGGTAAGACAGCATTCGTTTCCTTCTTTGGCGGTGGCTGTGGCCTAGGCGGTCGAATGACGACGGGGCGTGGCTTGTGCGGCACGTTGGTCTTGGGTGTCCAGCGTGGAGCCGGTGGACCGGAGCTTGGCCCTGGGGACGGATCAGGTGCGCGGCGAGTGGGCACCGGGTGGCTGCCCGCCTGGTATATGCCCTTGCTGAGTTGGCTCAGCTTCTCCAGTATTGGCGGCGGCTCTATGGTGATCTGCAGCCCCGTTGGCGAACTAGTCATGTCACCGCGTCGTATCCGGAAGTCGCAACCATTAAAGAACTCGAGCGTGTTGCCCGAGCATTTGTGGCTGAACATCATCCTGCAGCGAGCACATCACGAGGTTAAAGAGAAAGCATCAGTGCATCAGCGCTGGACGACATCTATGATACGGCCGTCAAAGTACAAATAGGCAAAACgtagcatgttttctttttcatttcacaTAGTTGCACTGATGCATCGACACTGGAATAATTCGAAAGCCTAATGGTATTATATAATGCAAGAGAAAATTATGAAAAAGGAAGCTTTTCATGTCTCTACCTGCGACTTCATGTCGACAGCTAATTGTGAACCTGTGTCCTGCCTTCATGCTTGTTGCACCCGATTAGTACTGCTACCTTACGTAGAGCTCTTAATCGTGAGACGTTGATATAATCGCACTGTCTTTGCACACAGAGTTGACATGGATTTGAAGCACGCCAAGTAAAAGCGTCAACGTTCTTTTGCTATATTTGTTGAAACGATCGAGAGTTTGAAAACTAATTTGATGTAGTGCTGCTCGAGACAATGATGGCGATATGCGTTTCAGTGCACATTGTTCATGCAATGACCTGGTGTGTCAGCAGGAAAGAGAAAACTGGTTCTGTATAAGGTCCGCGTGAAATAAAATATTTGAAGATATAAGTCATCACTCACCACGCGTGGAAGCCGTGCCTCCGGAATATTTTGTTCACGCATTCAATGTCGTCATATAGGTTGTCATCCCGTAGCACTGCAAAGACGCCCAAAAAAAGCAAGCATCCACGATACCTTCATTCTCGGTAATTTTCGCGAATAATGAAATCGATATAGTGAACAAAGAATTGGATGCGTAGCATGGTTGCTAGTTACTGTCACGATTTGTCGATTTGTTTTGACGATTAGCAACAGAGAGTATGCACTTGAGCCGGTTTGCACCCTTAGGCAAAAAATTCACACAATAAAATAATCGTGAAAATTGCTGAGCTGACACAAGCTGCGGGAACTCGAGTCATGAAATTGCATTTGCATGGGTTCCCTGTCATACCGGCATAACTGGTAATGAACGAGCGAATTCCTCCACACCCCACCCCCTATTGGCAACACCCCCTATTGGCAAACATGGAGAAGGTTACGCCATCCCGCTGTTCAGCAACGAAGTTACAAACGCCTTGCAAAAACTCTCAGCGAAAAGGTAATCTGCAGCACGATTCGACGAAGTGTCCAAAGAAAATATGATATGCCATAAACCCTGGGCTAAAATTTGGTGTATATGTGAAAACATCGCGAAGTGCGCAAACATTGTTTCACGGCTTTCCCCTTGGCGTGGCATGCAcaatgtacttttttttaaataaaacccATCGTGCAAGCTTCGCGCCATGTTCATTTGGAGTGGCGGACGAGGACATAGCTCACGTGCTACCGGAGTGCCCCCTATACGCCCTGCAAAAGCAACAGCTGCCCTTATAACTTTGTGCTCTGTGTAATCATGCATTGTCCCTTGGGGCAATACTTGGGCCCTGGACAGTTGGTGGCCTTGAAAGAACAGCTTTCAGTGCAGTGAAATACCGTTAATGCAATTATAATTCTTAGGATACTTTACGTACTTCTCGGGGTCGGTCGGTCGATCAgtctttgcctgcctgcctgcctgcctgcctgcctgcctgcctgcctgcctgcctgcctgcctgcctgcctgcctgcctgcctgcctgtctatCTGTCTCTacgcgcaaagtgcttcgagcggccagtcgcgcagcaattttgcctgtgttcacgggcttctttcacgctcggaaaaacacttttatgtagcacgtatcgagcaaccgTGTATCGGTTGCTAGCACGCATCGATAccaagctgtatcgggagtttctcatgttgctctacaattttctcgttgacacttctAATCAAATTATAATATTTAGGAAGTTGATTAATGAATTAACGTAATTATGCGGCATGCAAAAATaatgagcatctccaagcgatggcaaacaagattaccttggctctgtccagctacgtggcatttgcatattgttaaaatttggtgcatgatagttgggacaccctgtatattcagaAAATCTTGTCTGAAATAAGCGTCATGCACGAACTTCGTGGAGGCGTCGCTAGATGACACAGCGCGTCCAGAGGGAAGCGCCAGATAGGAGCCCGGCTGCACACACTCCTACATGACTCGTTTCGGCGGGGGccatacggtgtgtcgctacaatGCTTCAAAGCTAATCGCGTTAATTTCGACATTCAACGATTTTCTGCAGTGTCTTGCTTTCGTTATTGTGTATCCGTTTTATTTTTCACTCTTGTATGTGTGACTGCTTGTGCATGCTAAAGTGTTTTAATTCGTTAGCATTCTCAGGATacctcacgcactttccgggggttatgtatgtatgtatgtatgtatgtatgtatgtatgtatgtatgtatgtatgtatgtatgtatgtatgtatgtatgtatgtatgtatgtatgtatgtgtgtatgtatgtatgtatgtatgtatgtatgtatgtatgtatgtatgtattcacctatgtttgtatctaaccgttttcccttTTACTTGAGTCACCGTTGGGTGCTGTTGGACTGggtgctgttcgaagaaactctgacATGGACTTGgagcactgagtatgtgccactcggtcagTGCTAGTCTCCAATGAACCTCTGACGCCAACTTGCGTAACTCGATATGTCacactgggaatgtgccgttcTACAATGACGAGAAAGTTTCTTTAAG includes:
- the LOC126544351 gene encoding uncharacterized protein, with product MERRRRWPASYALTGLVLASVGCAAVWARVYDRCELALELHDRFKFPKRDLDKWLCLAYWESRFDTRAYHKGKYDGSGDHGIFQINDKHWCQPHQGHSENVCRMPCYLLRDDNLYDDIECVNKIFRRHGFHAWMMFSHKCSGNTLEFFNGCDFRIRRGDMTSSPTGLQITIEPPPILEKLSQLSKGIYQAGSHPVPTRRAPDPSPGPSSGPPAPRWTPKTNVPHKPRPVVIRPPRPQPPPKKETNAVLPQRPPPLKRLPAPPPPKPPRMVPAAVARPPRQQGPRFPALARPSLTRAPQPPKTPGGLLMPQESVGHAVFGVPPPFVPTLPGTHQRRPPPPHLLAVPPQGLAMFGLRRGPPPLPIPIHVPPPQEQQSPVVYKRTKTRRLPGGLRLRPFFGFARSSRAFKNKGKT